The following proteins are encoded in a genomic region of Oceanisphaera profunda:
- the rpoZ gene encoding DNA-directed RNA polymerase subunit omega, which produces MARVTVEDAVEQVGNRFDLVLVASRRARQLATQGKEALVPLENDKPTVVALREIEQGLVNHAMMDVQDRQEQQEMDAAELAAVAAIAEGRLL; this is translated from the coding sequence ATGGCACGCGTTACTGTTGAAGATGCTGTTGAGCAGGTAGGCAATCGTTTTGATTTAGTGTTGGTTGCTTCTCGTCGCGCTCGCCAATTGGCAACCCAGGGCAAAGAAGCGCTGGTACCCCTCGAGAATGACAAGCCCACCGTTGTTGCACTGCGTGAAATTGAGCAAGGCTTAGTTAACCATGCAATGATGGATGTGCAAGACCGCCAAGAGCAGCAAGAAATGGATGCCGCCGAACTGGCCGCCGTAGCTGCTATTGCCGAAGGTCGTTTGTTGTAA
- the gmk gene encoding guanylate kinase: protein MAHCGTLFIISSPSGAGKSSLIRGLLDRPSIDGMLQVSVSHTTRSARPGEVDGIHYHFVSQPEFQTLIERGAFYEWAQVFDNYYGTSREWIDEQLEKGIDILLDIDWQGARQIRAQSPSAKSIFVLPPSRVELERRLNARQQDTAEVIKGRMDKAVSEMSHYDEYDYLLVNDNFDHALDRLSAIIEAERASTEKQAIRFQNLLDGLLAE from the coding sequence ATGGCGCACTGCGGTACCTTATTTATTATTTCTTCCCCTAGTGGTGCAGGCAAATCCAGCCTGATCCGCGGCCTGCTCGATCGCCCCAGCATAGATGGTATGCTGCAGGTCTCCGTCTCACATACCACGCGCTCAGCGCGACCAGGTGAAGTAGACGGCATTCATTATCACTTCGTTAGTCAGCCTGAGTTTCAAACGCTGATTGAACGTGGTGCTTTTTATGAGTGGGCTCAAGTATTTGACAACTACTACGGCACCTCACGAGAGTGGATTGACGAGCAATTGGAAAAAGGTATCGATATTTTACTCGATATCGACTGGCAAGGGGCGCGACAAATCCGCGCGCAATCTCCCAGTGCCAAGTCTATTTTTGTATTGCCTCCAAGCCGAGTTGAGCTGGAACGACGTTTAAATGCGCGTCAGCAAGATACGGCTGAGGTAATAAAGGGTAGAATGGACAAGGCTGTGTCAGAAATGTCCCATTACGACGAATATGACTACTTGCTGGTTAATGATAACTTTGACCATGCACTCGATCGCCTCAGTGCCATTATTGAGGCCGAACGAGCCAGTACTGAGAAACAAGCCATACGTTTTCAGAACTTACTTGACGGTTTGCTGGCGGAATAA
- a CDS encoding helicase-related protein gives MVTEGRNLLIFSQFNGVLDLVEADLKRQKIAYSNKLTGKTRKRQEAIDRFQQGEARVFLISLKAGGSGLNLTAADVVIHVDP, from the coding sequence ATGGTGACAGAAGGCCGTAACTTACTGATATTTTCGCAATTTAATGGAGTATTAGACTTAGTAGAAGCCGATCTAAAGCGGCAAAAAATCGCTTATAGCAACAAGTTGACCGGTAAGACCCGCAAACGTCAAGAAGCTATCGATCGTTTTCAACAAGGCGAGGCACGAGTATTTTTAATCAGCCTTAAGGCCGGCGGCAGCGGCTTGAATTTAACGGCAGCAGACGTGGTAATACACGTGGATCCTTGA
- a CDS encoding LTA synthase family protein — translation MLTNILRILLLLLASSLLSKILLTALNSDQVALLFSANGLYSLGWGLQLDLTTVTALATPIIFLQLAMAGKGPILVRPLLWCAMVWIVLTTTVDAIYWLEAGRHLTFEVFTGDGSEAGLIATAITVYLPQTLAGFGLIILFTLIIWRMSLNHSTFTALAWPYGLSLFVIWGLLAATAIRGGWSDAPQSPMSAYKIGEPSQAALAWNAPYAISYYLAKGKKRAAQQQTAEPSTEDKALLARLYRERLNTQLQPVTKQANVVVVLLESWVAADLYSYGQQVDAAPHFDRLRKSSLTTQALYADGYRTVEGTFATFCSYPNPIGGGVAGTQLQGANYHCLPRILNDQGFSTHFIQGSGKGIVGAFAQSLGFTHSYGKTDYEFTGTKNYWGYMDDDIYRFALDKLEALDGPYLMTVNTGTTHDTYLPQESDYIFGKDDRAALRRNALHHADAALQRFLDELPRVVTKPTLVVLVADHTSRAASEGLERNAIPFLMFATDGSLPLTTLPVNAGQLDIAPTIVDWLGGNVPWFTGQSLLAEQYTGFAHYSDGQSVNWVESNQLVRFDVTTNDNAECFLISDNGLALNSKSCANVHYDNMLERARAYTRYTQSLLFKGKTSEFAERLSKNITQ, via the coding sequence GTGCTCACCAATATCTTACGCATCTTATTATTATTACTGGCCAGCTCTCTGCTCAGCAAAATCCTACTCACCGCCTTAAACTCCGACCAAGTCGCACTGCTATTTAGTGCCAATGGCCTCTACAGCTTAGGCTGGGGTCTGCAGCTCGATCTCACAACGGTGACAGCATTAGCCACACCAATTATATTCTTACAGCTGGCTATGGCAGGTAAAGGTCCAATATTAGTTAGGCCATTATTATGGTGCGCCATGGTCTGGATTGTGCTGACGACAACAGTAGATGCAATTTATTGGTTAGAGGCGGGCCGACACCTGACCTTTGAGGTATTTACCGGCGATGGCTCAGAAGCAGGCTTAATCGCGACCGCCATTACCGTTTATTTACCACAAACTTTGGCAGGATTTGGATTAATAATACTATTCACTCTGATCATTTGGCGCATGTCGCTTAATCACAGCACCTTTACAGCGCTGGCTTGGCCTTACGGACTTAGCTTATTCGTCATTTGGGGATTATTAGCCGCCACTGCCATTCGCGGTGGTTGGAGTGACGCCCCACAATCTCCCATGAGCGCCTATAAAATAGGTGAACCCAGTCAAGCCGCACTAGCTTGGAATGCACCGTACGCCATTAGCTATTATCTTGCTAAAGGTAAAAAACGTGCTGCTCAGCAGCAAACGGCGGAGCCCAGCACAGAAGATAAAGCGTTGTTAGCACGCCTGTATCGCGAGCGTTTAAATACCCAACTACAACCGGTAACTAAGCAAGCGAATGTAGTAGTGGTATTACTAGAAAGCTGGGTAGCCGCAGATCTATACAGCTATGGCCAGCAAGTAGATGCAGCACCCCATTTCGACCGTTTACGCAAAAGCAGCCTTACCACCCAAGCCTTATATGCAGATGGCTATCGCACCGTAGAGGGCACCTTTGCCACCTTTTGCTCTTATCCTAATCCTATTGGCGGCGGCGTGGCAGGAACCCAGCTACAAGGCGCTAACTATCACTGCTTGCCGCGTATACTGAACGATCAAGGTTTTAGTACCCACTTTATTCAAGGCAGCGGCAAAGGTATTGTCGGTGCTTTTGCACAGAGCTTGGGCTTTACCCATTCTTATGGCAAAACAGATTACGAGTTTACTGGCACCAAAAATTATTGGGGCTATATGGATGATGATATTTATCGCTTTGCCTTAGACAAGCTAGAAGCACTCGACGGACCCTACTTAATGACAGTAAATACCGGCACAACTCACGATACGTATTTACCGCAAGAATCAGATTACATTTTTGGTAAAGACGATCGTGCCGCGCTGCGCCGTAATGCACTGCATCATGCCGATGCAGCCTTACAGCGTTTTCTTGATGAGCTACCGAGGGTAGTTACTAAACCCACGTTAGTAGTATTAGTCGCTGATCACACGTCGCGCGCCGCCTCAGAGGGGCTAGAACGTAACGCTATTCCCTTTTTAATGTTTGCTACCGATGGCTCTCTACCTTTAACAACCTTGCCCGTCAATGCCGGCCAGTTAGATATAGCCCCCACTATTGTCGATTGGCTCGGCGGTAATGTACCTTGGTTTACGGGTCAGTCGTTATTAGCTGAACAGTACACTGGTTTTGCTCATTATTCCGATGGCCAAAGCGTCAACTGGGTAGAGAGCAATCAACTAGTCCGCTTTGATGTAACCACCAATGACAACGCCGAATGCTTCCTTATTAGTGATAATGGCCTAGCACTCAACTCGAAAAGTTGCGCCAATGTTCATTATGACAATATGTTGGAACGAGCCAGAGCCTACACGCGATACACGCAATCTTTGTTATTTAAAGGTAAAACTAGCGAGTTCGCAGAGCGACTGTCTAAAAACATCACCCAATAG